CCCTACCGATCTCAGAATGTTTTTTTACAACGTGCTAACCAAAATGCCCGAGCTTACAAAAGATTTCAGATATCCGGATATTGGTTTAAAATTTTTCGAAAAGCTACCCGTTATGTTTTTTGGAGGCGAAGGATCCAAAGTACTTACGCATTACGACATGGATTTGGCCGATTTGGTTCATTTTCATTTTCACGGAACCAAGAGTGTGACCCTTTTTGCTCCGGACCAGGCTAAGTATTTGTATAAAGTTCCTTTTACCGTCCACAACCTGGAAACTATTGATATGGATCATCCAGATTTCGAAAAATACCCGGCTTTGCAACAAGCAAGGGGGTTTAAAGTAGAGATGAAGCATGGGGACGCCTTGTACATGCCAAGTGGATATTGGCATTACATAACCTACCTTGACGGCGGATTTTCTATCACCCTAAGAGCCTTTCCAAGAAAGCCAAAGAAGTTACTGAAACTGTTGTCAAACCTTCTTTTTATGAGAAATTTTGAAAATGGTATGCGGTATCTCTTCGGACAAAAGTGGACCGATTTTAAAGAAAATTGGGTGCTTCAAAAATTAAATAAACGCTATTATAAAACACATCCCGATGTTTAAATTTCGCTTGAGACATATTGGATGTCTTTTGCTATTATTTCTTGTCGCCTCCTGTGGTGTTAACAAAGGGTTGCACAATCGCCCCGATATTTCAAAATACAATGCTGCCATACCGGAGCGTATTACCATTAACGATTCTACCTTCCATGCAGGCAACAGCTTCCTTACAAAAAACAAACAGGGTCTTTGGGAATTGTATGTAGAGGGCGATCCCTTGGAGAGAGGTCTGCTCACGGGAAGTCTTACAAAAGCATTAATGGACAAGCAGGAAGCTGTATTTTTCAACAAGATAAATGAAATGCTTCCGTCCACGTCATGGCAAAATTTCCTGGGTAAATTTCTCTCATGGTACAATCGAAAAATGTACCTCCACGTTCCCGAAGAGTACAAAGCCGAAATTTACGGAGTCTCCCGTTTCGCTTCCGGCGAGTTTGATTATATGGCAAGCCCTTACCTTCGGGCTCTGTATCTGCATAGTGCGCATGACATAGGACACGCATTGCAGGATCTGGCATTGGTAGGTTGCACCTCTTTTGCAGTTTGGGATGATAAAACGGAAGATGGAAACCTTCTCTTAGCTCGTAATTTCGATTTTTATGCAGGCGATGCTTTTGCTGAAGAAAAAATTATTGCTTTTGTAAATCCTTCTGAAGGGTATCCCTT
This genomic stretch from Ulvibacter sp. MAR_2010_11 harbors:
- a CDS encoding cupin-like domain-containing protein, which translates into the protein MGVIKTKSIPRVKNISKEEFLKQFYKPQRPVVIEDLSKDWPAFEKWNLDYIQSLAGDQIVPLYNNVPTKGRKKSVVPAKKMKLYDYIDILKSGPTDLRMFFYNVLTKMPELTKDFRYPDIGLKFFEKLPVMFFGGEGSKVLTHYDMDLADLVHFHFHGTKSVTLFAPDQAKYLYKVPFTVHNLETIDMDHPDFEKYPALQQARGFKVEMKHGDALYMPSGYWHYITYLDGGFSITLRAFPRKPKKLLKLLSNLLFMRNFENGMRYLFGQKWTDFKENWVLQKLNKRYYKTHPDV